TGTAATATTCATGAAGTTGCTTAAAGGCTGGATTATGCAAGATGACCGGCATCATCACTCGGAATAGGAGGGCGCGAAGTTTGCGTCTTCCTCGTTTGGAAATCCGTTTTTGTCCCTTTTGCTGACCAGAAGAGTTTTCACGCAATGTGAGTCCCGCTAGTTTGATTAATTGGCGTGGATGCGCATATTGTGTGAGAGAACCAACCTCTGACAGTAAATCGACAATTGTGACGTCCCCGATTCCCGGTACCGATGCCAAATACTCATAATCCGTCATTTGTTTCGCAAGCTCGATTAATTGAGCCGTTAATTCGTCGAGCTGAGCTTGCATTAATTTCATTTGAGAAAGGAGTGTGGCGATTTCAAGTTTGGCCATCACTAAACCTTCTGTCAGTCCGATTGAATTCTGCGAAACCTCGACTAATTGCTTTGCCTTTGGTAGCTGGGGACTTTTCATCCCTTCTACCTGGCGGTATAAGAATAGTAGCTCTTCGGGTGCTTTCCCTTTGATATCCGATGGTAGTGGTGTCATTTCGAGCACCGCATACGCCATTTTCCCGAAGCTTTTAAATACTTGTGTAAACTCCGGGAAGAAGCGATCTAACCAACGAATCAAGCGATTTTGTAGGGCATTTAAATCTTCTTGGATTTTCGTTCGTAATGTCGCACCATTTCGTAACTCGGCTTCGATTCCTTCGAGAAATCGAGGATAGCTGAAGCGACCGTCGCGCATAAGGCGAGCGATGACAAGTGCGTCTTTTTGGTCATTCTTCGTTTGAAGGTTGTCATCCAACTCCTTGGAACGATTGACGTGCATCGGGTTGACCATTACGAATGGAATTCCGTAGCTTGTCAGAAAGGCCGCCAAGTTCATCCAGTAGTGTCCTGTTGGCTCAAAACCAACTAGAATTTCCTGTTTTTCATGGGTATCTTTTAACGTAAGCAGTCGCTCATAAAAGCTTTCAAATCCAATGCGTGACTGCGCAATAGGAAATGATTTTTGGAGCACTCGGCCTCGATCATCAATAGCACAGGCAAAATGTTTGTGCTTCGCAATGTCAATGCCGATTACGAGTGTATTTTCAGAAACTTGATTAATTTTATGGTTCGTATTAGAATTCATTAAGATAGTCCTCTCGTAGATGAATGAGTCAATTTAGTCGTTGATACTCAAGCATCATACAGGAGGGCTTTTTTGTTTTCAAGTCCCTGAAAATCCTTCTAACAGGAATGCTCCTCATACTCCGCCATTAACCACATCACTTCATCTAGAAAAACGTGCTGTTTGGCCATTTCCCAAAAGCTTTTTTCCTCATCGGTAATGTCTATGTACTCTCTGTACCCCGATAAAAAAAGTTCCCATTCACCTTTTGTAAAGACCCGATCTGGTGCTTCTTCATGCTCATTATGAAAAAGTAGT
This genomic window from Solibacillus sp. FSL R5-0449 contains:
- a CDS encoding IS110 family transposase translates to MNSNTNHKINQVSENTLVIGIDIAKHKHFACAIDDRGRVLQKSFPIAQSRIGFESFYERLLTLKDTHEKQEILVGFEPTGHYWMNLAAFLTSYGIPFVMVNPMHVNRSKELDDNLQTKNDQKDALVIARLMRDGRFSYPRFLEGIEAELRNGATLRTKIQEDLNALQNRLIRWLDRFFPEFTQVFKSFGKMAYAVLEMTPLPSDIKGKAPEELLFLYRQVEGMKSPQLPKAKQLVEVSQNSIGLTEGLVMAKLEIATLLSQMKLMQAQLDELTAQLIELAKQMTDYEYLASVPGIGDVTIVDLLSEVGSLTQYAHPRQLIKLAGLTLRENSSGQQKGQKRISKRGRRKLRALLFRVMMPVILHNPAFKQLHEYYTTRTKNPLRKKQSIVLLCGKLLKVLHALCKKKTMFNEHQMITDFASLQTAA